Genomic window (Streptomyces sp. NBC_00078):
CTTCACCTCACGGCACAGGTGGCAGATGCGCTGGTGCTCCGGGAGCAGCCCCATGAGCGCTGCCGGGTCGGCCGTCGTGCTGATCAGCGCCTCGATGGCGAGCTGATAGCGCGGCCGGGTCCGGCCACCGGTCATCGCGTACGGACGTACCAGCGGCTGGTCGCCCTCATCCTCGTACGGCTCCGCGTACGGATCATGAGAGGCGGTGGGCGGGGTCATGAATCCTCCGGGCGGGACAGCATGTCGGTCAGTCGTGCCGTCGGAATGGCCGATGGGGGGATTTTGACGGCCGGACGGTGATTTGGTGAGACGGGTGGTGCCGTGAGGGTCAGTGGAGCAGACTGCCTTGCAGTTCGGCACGGAGGTCGGGTGTGAGGACCGCGCCCGCCCGGTCGACCAGCAGCGCCATCTCGTAGCCCACCAGGCCGATGTCGC
Coding sequences:
- a CDS encoding DUF742 domain-containing protein; translation: MTPPTASHDPYAEPYEDEGDQPLVRPYAMTGGRTRPRYQLAIEALISTTADPAALMGLLPEHQRICHLCREVKSVAEVSALLAMPLGVARILVADLAEAGLVAIHQPGGDETTGAPDVTLLERVLSGLRKL